In Haliotis asinina isolate JCU_RB_2024 chromosome 15, JCU_Hal_asi_v2, whole genome shotgun sequence, one DNA window encodes the following:
- the LOC137265859 gene encoding baculoviral IAP repeat-containing protein 7-like produces the protein MEVINNRILHLKDTWQYRDVPDCVDDEFQATASHMECMKCEESRLASFYDWPASMSQQPRDLARAGLFYTHTDDRVQCPFCYGVLKKWLPSDTPLSEHSKHFPQCRFIRGLDVGNVPIKSPSVSPLNRLSQVNSTVHRPSHSTPLNIVPPHNTRIVTISGNNTGSAYNTGNAFNTGRGCKSSETVHSNIPPHADLTKENQRLATYSGWPESCCQTPEQLARAGLYFFPSDEKPDRVKCAYCHGKLYNWQPGDDPWMEHAKCFPTCQYIKLCLGADAIRDLQTPGTGAIASRNVTGRIRASTTSTVTSPTNRPVSSNAPSTSRTVETVSRDPETQSNLQEYLRSEQVQAVLEMGFGVDLVTQTVERCLRERPGDVPHAAELASMVMGLEDTQAAAVTAPAAGNSRTHANPISRTEAFPASPETYRASAGGAERHGNTPKLNPSIQASGQTWTHYRDPAINPQIIREENTRLKDQYLCKVCFENQVRVTFTPCGHLACCGPCSMAMSECPICRTPISECVRTFF, from the exons ATGGAGGTCATTAATAACAGAATACTACATTTGAAGGATACGTGGCAATATCGGGATGTCCCGGACTGTGTAGACGATGAATTCCAGGCTACAGCCTCTCATATGGAGTGTATGAAGTGTGAGGAGAGCAGGCTGGCGTCGTTCTATGACTGGCCTGCCAGCATGTCTCAACAACCTCGGGATCTCGCCCGTGCAGGTTTGTTTTACACTCACACTGACGATCGTGTTCAGTGTCCTTTTTGTTACGGTGTTCTGAAAAAATGGTTGCCAAGCGACACACCATTATCTGAACATTCTAAACATTTTCCACAGTGTCGATTTATTCGTGGTTTGGATGTCGGTAATGTTCCTATAAAATCTCCATCTGTATCGCCATTGAATCGATTATCTCAAGTTAATTCTACAGTTCACAGACCTTCACATTCTACGCCTTTAAATATCGTGCCACCGCATAATACACGTATAGTCACTATTAGTGGAAATAACACGGGGAGTGCATATAATACCGGGAATGCCTTTAATACTGGGCGTGGCTGTAAAAGTTCAGAAACCGTGCATAGTAACATCCCACCTCATGCAGACTTAACAAAGGAAAACCAAAGACTTGCAACGTATAGCGGCTGGCCAGAAAGCTGTTGCCAGACTCCGGAGCAGCTAGCCAGAGCTGGGCTTTATTTCTTCCCAAGCGACGAGAAGCCAGACAGAGTTAAGTGTGCTTACTGTCATGGCAAGCTGTACAATTGGCAACCTGGTGATGATCCGTGGATGGAGCATGCCAAATGTTTCCCCACCTGCCAATACATCAAGCTGTGTCTTGGAGCAGACGCTATCAGAGATCTGCAGACTCCAGGCACTGGTGCCATCGCAAGTAGAAA TGTTACAGGACGGATACGGGCGTCCACAACCTCTACAGTCACATCACCAACAAACCGCCCGGTCTCATCAAACGCGCCATCTACATCACGCACTGTGGAAACGGTCTCCAGAGACCCAGAGACACAATCAAACCTTCAGGAATACCTGCGCAGTGAACAGGTGCAAGCTGTATTAGAGATGGGGTTCGGAGTGGATCTCGTCACACAGACTGTGGAAAGGTGTTTACGAGAACGGCCTGGGGACGTCCCTCATGCAGCCGAGCTTGCCTCTATGGTAATGGGTCTGGAAGACACACAAGCTGCAGCTGTTACTGCTCCAGCAGCTGGGAATAGTCGGACACATGCCAACCCGATTTCAAGGACAGAAGCGTTTCCTGCCTCACCGGAAACATACAGGGCGTCAGCTGGTGGTGCTGAAAGGCATGGCAACACACCGAAACTAAACCCATCTATTCAGGCGTCTGGACAGACATGGACGCATTACAGAGACCCTGCCATTAATCCACAGATAATCCGAGAGGAGAACACCCGACTAAAAGATCAATATCTCTGTAAGGTTTGTTTTGAGAATCAGGTCCGAGTGACCTTTACGCCCTGTGGTCACCTGGCTTGTTGTGGACCCTGCTCCATGGCGATGTCCGAGTGTCCGATCTGCAGAACACCCATATCTGAATGTGTGCGTACGTTCTTCTGA